The DNA sequence TTTAAAGCGGTCTAGGTCAATGAACATGACTCCTGCGTTATAGTTTCCGCGTTTGGCCAGAGATAAAAATTTCTCCATGCTCTCATAGAAACTTTGACGATTAGGCAAGCCAGTTAGACTGTCGAAATAAGCGAGTTTATGCAGCTTGCGCTCTTGAGATAATTGCCGCTGGATTTTCAACTGTTGTTGGCGAACCAAGATTAAAAATATCGCACTGAAAATGACAAAGTAAGTTAAGTACGCGTACCAAGTGCGCCAAATAGGTGGCAACACTCGGATTGGAATGGCAAGCTCGTCGCTCCATTCACCGTCGTTGTTACTACCTTTTACTTTTAAGGTATAAAAGCCATCATTAAGATGAGACAAAGCAATGTGGTTGTTTGTTCCTAGATCGCTCCAAACCTCAGCCACACCCTCCAACTTATACTTGTAACGGTTGTTTGAAGGCTTTGTGTAATCTAGCGCTGCAAACTCAAAATCAACAACGGTTTCACCGTGTTGAAGCTCTAAAACTCCATCTTCTCTGAACAACTCATGTATCGGACGTATATTGTTCGATTGGCTAAATTTAGTCAGGCGAATTGGTGGCTTATAGGTATTAATCGGAATTTGGTCAGGTAAAAACGTGTTAAAACCGTTAGCGCCACCAAAAAACATTCGGCCATCACTGGCCTTAAAAAACGCACCAGAGTTGAAGTCATTGCCCTGTAAACCATGGCTGGTGTTAAAGTTTACCGAGCTTAGAGTATAAGGGTTGAAACGTGTTAAACCCTTAGAATGAGAAATCCAGATATAACTGTCATCATCTTGCAAAATACCATAGGTAAAATCACTGGCCAGGCCTTCGTTACTACCAAAGTGTTGAAAAACGACTTCACCCATAGCGAGTTTCTCTTTATCGAGTCTTGCAATGCCGGCGTCTGGAGTTGTCATCCAGATATACTCGTCTGTACTTAATAATCCAAACACAGAGTTAGATTGAAGAGATTGTGGATTAGTTTGATTTTTGAGGAACGCTTGAGCTTTTTTCGTTTTTCGATCAAATTTTACTAGACCACCGTGGTGGCTAGCAAACCATAATGCACCGTCATTATCTTCAATAATATCAACTATTAATGTGGGAGGAAGGTTATCACCAGAGTCTACATAATTGTCCAGTCTTTCAAATACAGAATTTCCATTTTCGTCAAAGTGATGGAGGATTACTCCACCACCCCACGTGCCTATTGCTATAGTTCCGTCTTTTAACTCCTTAAGACGGCTTATACCATTAATGGTAGTTGCTTTTTCATCGCTATAGTTTGCATCATCAACTCTTAGGCCTATTTCATTGACAAAATGTTTATAATTGTCAGTGCCTAACTCTCCTCTGTATAGTCCATTTTTCAGTGTACCAACCCAAATATTATTGTGGCGATCAACTAATAGACTTGGAACGATAGACGCAATTATTTCTTTTAGCTCAACCGCTAAGAAAAATGGTTCAGCACTACCATCAGGTAAAAATTTAGTAATTCCCCCGCCGAAAGAGCCAATATAAAAATTACCATTTTTATCCTCAGTGAAGGAAATTGTGTGTTCACTTTGAATAACGGGGTAGCTTTGCTTATTTATGTGTTGAAATGATGGGAATTTCGCATTCCAATAACTTATTCCATTTTGTGTACCTACCCACATCACGCCTCCTTCATCTTGTGTGAGGACCCGTACTTGATTGTTTACCAGAGAGTTTGCAGCGAAATCAAGCTTGTTATGAACAATAATTGATTTGTTTGAGTAGCTGTATTCACATATTCCTTTATTAGTAGCAAGCCAGAGTTTCTCTGTTATATTTCCTGTAATTTGGTTAATTTGAAGGGAGCAATCCGTTTCAATTTCTTTGAAGATATTTGAAAGTCGTTTAGAGGTAGGAGAAAAGGAAAATAGTCCCTCACTACTCGTTCCTATCCAGATATTATCTTCTTTGTCTAAAAATACATCTCTGGGATGACTTTCAGGCCAAGAGGTAATATTTTTACTAGAAAAGTTGATAAAAAGATCTGATCCAAAACTTTTGTAGAACACACCATTACTTTTAGTAACAATGACTATGCTTCCATTGTCGTTTGAAGAAAAACCTCTCGCGATACCTTCGAATGAACCATTGTTGGTTCTTAATTCAACACGCTTTAATTTATTATTTTTATTTTCTAAAATAAAAACACCTGATTTGGATGTCAGAAACCAAATGTTATTATTTTTGTCTTCCATAATATCGATGACGATATCATTGAAGTCATGTTGAAGTAATTGAGGAAGATCGAAGTGCTCAAAAGAATCAGTTTCTGGTAAATACATGCTTATGGATTTTCCAGATGCAACCCAAATCCTACCTTCCGAGTCAGTGTATATTTTATTAATCCAATCACTGACACCAAATTTTTGCTCGAATTTTGAGAACTGATAGACAGTACTGTTATTCCCATCAAATTTAACGAGTCCCCCCTGAGTACCAAACCACATGAATCCAAGCTTGTCTTGTTCAATAGCGTTGATTGTTGGGTGTGGCAACGTAACTGAGTCTAGTTGCGAAAAAAATATTTTAGTTTTATTGAAAGCCTCATTACCGATAGCGGCAGTCGAAGAGAAAAATAGTCCTGATATGACGATAGTAGTTAGTTGTATAAGATTTAGTATTTTTGATTTTACATTGAGAAAAGACATACGAGAGCGATAAATCAACTTTATTATTATACCAATGTTATATCATGTTGATTGTTGTAAGTCACATTTTATAGAGATGTGGATGCGTGAAAAAAGCACTGACTTGCAGTGCTTTTAGTTTGGTCTCTATTTTTAGTCGAAAACGACCCAGTTCGTTTTAACTCGTGAGGGAGCTTCTTTGTCGTAAAAGATTAACCCTTGAGTAGACGACTTTGTTGAGCTAGGAGCTTCTTTGTCGTAGAAGATTAATCCTTTAGTATTAGCTTTTGTTGATGATGGTGCTTCTTTGTCGTAGAAAATTAAGCCTTTAGTCTTAGACCCAGATGAACTTGGTATTTCTTTATCATAAAAAATAAGGCCGTTCGACTTAGATTTAGTTGAAGTCGGTACCTCTTTATCATAGAAAATAAGCCCCTTTGATTTTGGTTTTGTAGAAGTTGGTATTTCCTTGTCATAGAAAATCAACCCCTTAGAAGCCACAAAATCGTCGATCATATCTTGGTCAGTTGAGCCATCCCAAACATAGTCTTCGTTGTGTACTAGGTAGTACTCTTGTGTTTCTTTGTTGTAACGAGCTGGGCCAATGTAGAAACCGTCAAGGTTAGCTAGTTGCTCTTCAACGTCGATGTTGCGGTTAGCACAGCCTTTGTATTGACTAGTTACAGCAGCAAATGCATCAACTAGACCTGCGCCTTGGCGGAAGATGCTGTAAAGTAACTCTTCATCGTCTGTTTGGGCCATACGAGCTGTTGCCATTAGTCGACATTTAACGTCGTCTGGGCTCAAATCAGGTTGCTCTTGCAGCATTAATGCAACAATGCCGGTTGTAACAGCCGTCGCTTGCGAAGTACCTGACATAGAGAAATAGTTATACTCATCACCATACATGCCATAGTTTTGCATTAGGAACGAATCCTGACCTACAAGACCTTGCATGTGAGCGCCTGGAGCAACGATTTCTGGCTTGATGAAACCAGCGTGCGTCGGACCTGAGCTTGAGAAAGACGCCAACATATCGTCGCCGATGTTGTAAGGCGTGTAGTTATCAGTTGTAGCGCCAACAGTGATGATGAACGGGTTGTTTCCTGGTACGCCAACAGTAAGAGCATCTGGACCTGTGTTACCAGCTGACGCAACGACAGTGATGCCTTCTTGCCAAACTTTAATTAAAGCGCGGTTAATTGGGTCGAAGTTATAAAGAGACTGTACTTCAGAGCCAAACGATAAATTTAACACCTTGATGTTTAGTTCATCTTTGTTTTGAAGAACGTAATCAATCGCTGTCAAAATATCGGCATATGTAGAGCTGCCTTCACCATCAAACGCTTTGATAGAGATTAGGTCAACATCTGGTGCGATACCGTTGTAAGAAAGGGTAGCGTAACCTTCGTCTGTTGTCGTTGACGAGCTGTTAGCAATTAAGCTAGTTACATGAGAACCATGGCCATACTCGTCTTCAAGTACGTCAATAACGCTTACGCGGTGGATATTACGTTGCTCGCCGTAAGTGTTGTACTCTAGCTGTTCAAAGCTATCTAGACCTGAGTCGATAACTGCAACACCAACACCACGACCTGTAATACCAACTTGGTGTAGTTGATCAGCGTTTACCTGAGCAGGGAAGTAGGTATCACGGTTTTCACCACGGGTTACTTCTTCCTTAACAGAGTTCATTGCTACTGTTTCACCGCTCATTAGGTTAAAGCTAATACGGTAGTCTTGGTCATTGACGTTTTGTAAATCGTCAAACTTCATAGTTAGCTTTAATTTTTTACCTGGTTTTACTTCAACTGGCTCATCGAAGTAATAAGTGATGTGTTGACCAGTTACTTTTTTTGCAACTAACTGACCATTCACTTTTAACTTTTTAAGTTCACCGTTTTCGGCAGGCCAATCAATTGCAACGCTATCAACAAAACCTGTTTCTTTAGTGCGGTTTTTGGCAACCCACACCGCTTTTTTCTTGTCGGTTTTGAAGCGGATTGGTTGGCTGTTTTGCCACTCATTCGACTTTGAATTTATTTGTACTTTTGCATCTGAGAACATACGGATCAGTGGGTTTGTCTTTTTGATCGCAGAAACTTGTTCATCTGTTAATAAGGCAGAAATTGCCGGAATAACGGCAAAGTCGTGTACAACCTTACCACCGATTTTGTTGACCAAAGTGATCATTGACCCTTTGCTTGCACCCTGCAAGATGTATGCGTTTGTTGGCTGGTAGCTCTTCATGCCAGTCAAGGCGATGACTGAGGCCACAAGACTTACTACAGCAAACACCAAACTCCATTTCTTATTGCTTAATCTTGGTAAAAACATACTGATGTATACCCTTTTTTTATTATTGGATTAAATTTAAAGCAGGTTTCATGCCAGTAACATTATGAGAAATTAGACAAAATTCTGACGTTGTGAAATTTGTTTTAATAAAAGTAGTGTTTTTACCAAATATAGAAAAAATAAGGTGTTAGAGGATATTTATAACAAAAAACCAGCGGCAATAGACGCTGGTTTTGATTTTTTAGGTTTATCGCGGTCAAACGACAATGTCGCTATAGTCCCCTGACTTTAATTAGTCGTGCTCCAATACAGAGTACAGCCATCAGTAAGTAGCCGCCAAAAACAACAACCATCCACTGTGGCATGGACAAGCCTAAAAACAGCCAATCTATGTCACCACAGGTGCCTCTTGGCTCAAATACCGAAGGCAACCACTCGTGGATAGGCATCCAGCTTGGATAATTTGGGAAAACATCACAGCTCATTAACAACATGAAGTTATCGGGATTTTGCATTCGAACATGTTCGATGGCGAGTTTTAACCCCCACACGCTAGCTACAAGCCATGCCAATAGGCTGCTTACTCTCAAAATACGCGAAGATGGGTTGATTAGGGCCGGAATAGTTGCAAACAATATTCCTGCAACCGCTGTGCGTTGATAGACACACATAATGCAAGGCTCTAAGCCCATTCCATATTGAAAATATAACGCGATAGCTTCAAACGTAAATGCTGATGCTGCTAATAACAACCATGGC is a window from the Psychrosphaera ytuae genome containing:
- the dsbB gene encoding disulfide bond formation protein DsbB — its product is MSVVHTLSSWPASRWPWLLLAASAFTFEAIALYFQYGMGLEPCIMCVYQRTAVAGILFATIPALINPSSRILRVSSLLAWLVASVWGLKLAIEHVRMQNPDNFMLLMSCDVFPNYPSWMPIHEWLPSVFEPRGTCGDIDWLFLGLSMPQWMVVVFGGYLLMAVLCIGARLIKVRGL
- a CDS encoding S8 family peptidase, with the translated sequence MFLPRLSNKKWSLVFAVVSLVASVIALTGMKSYQPTNAYILQGASKGSMITLVNKIGGKVVHDFAVIPAISALLTDEQVSAIKKTNPLIRMFSDAKVQINSKSNEWQNSQPIRFKTDKKKAVWVAKNRTKETGFVDSVAIDWPAENGELKKLKVNGQLVAKKVTGQHITYYFDEPVEVKPGKKLKLTMKFDDLQNVNDQDYRISFNLMSGETVAMNSVKEEVTRGENRDTYFPAQVNADQLHQVGITGRGVGVAVIDSGLDSFEQLEYNTYGEQRNIHRVSVIDVLEDEYGHGSHVTSLIANSSSTTTDEGYATLSYNGIAPDVDLISIKAFDGEGSSTYADILTAIDYVLQNKDELNIKVLNLSFGSEVQSLYNFDPINRALIKVWQEGITVVASAGNTGPDALTVGVPGNNPFIITVGATTDNYTPYNIGDDMLASFSSSGPTHAGFIKPEIVAPGAHMQGLVGQDSFLMQNYGMYGDEYNYFSMSGTSQATAVTTGIVALMLQEQPDLSPDDVKCRLMATARMAQTDDEELLYSIFRQGAGLVDAFAAVTSQYKGCANRNIDVEEQLANLDGFYIGPARYNKETQEYYLVHNEDYVWDGSTDQDMIDDFVASKGLIFYDKEIPTSTKPKSKGLIFYDKEVPTSTKSKSNGLIFYDKEIPSSSGSKTKGLIFYDKEAPSSTKANTKGLIFYDKEAPSSTKSSTQGLIFYDKEAPSRVKTNWVVFD
- a CDS encoding EAL domain-containing protein, whose protein sequence is MPHPTINAIEQDKLGFMWFGTQGGLVKFDGNNSTVYQFSKFEQKFGVSDWINKIYTDSEGRIWVASGKSISMYLPETDSFEHFDLPQLLQHDFNDIVIDIMEDKNNNIWFLTSKSGVFILENKNNKLKRVELRTNNGSFEGIARGFSSNDNGSIVIVTKSNGVFYKSFGSDLFINFSSKNITSWPESHPRDVFLDKEDNIWIGTSSEGLFSFSPTSKRLSNIFKEIETDCSLQINQITGNITEKLWLATNKGICEYSYSNKSIIVHNKLDFAANSLVNNQVRVLTQDEGGVMWVGTQNGISYWNAKFPSFQHINKQSYPVIQSEHTISFTEDKNGNFYIGSFGGGITKFLPDGSAEPFFLAVELKEIIASIVPSLLVDRHNNIWVGTLKNGLYRGELGTDNYKHFVNEIGLRVDDANYSDEKATTINGISRLKELKDGTIAIGTWGGGVILHHFDENGNSVFERLDNYVDSGDNLPPTLIVDIIEDNDGALWFASHHGGLVKFDRKTKKAQAFLKNQTNPQSLQSNSVFGLLSTDEYIWMTTPDAGIARLDKEKLAMGEVVFQHFGSNEGLASDFTYGILQDDDSYIWISHSKGLTRFNPYTLSSVNFNTSHGLQGNDFNSGAFFKASDGRMFFGGANGFNTFLPDQIPINTYKPPIRLTKFSQSNNIRPIHELFREDGVLELQHGETVVDFEFAALDYTKPSNNRYKYKLEGVAEVWSDLGTNNHIALSHLNDGFYTLKVKGSNNDGEWSDELAIPIRVLPPIWRTWYAYLTYFVIFSAIFLILVRQQQLKIQRQLSQERKLHKLAYFDSLTGLPNRQSFYESMEKFLSLAKRGNYNAGVMFIDLDRFKRINDTLGHNFGDKVLKEVAERLRHSVRNSDFVARNYDVKSFKNEIARLGGDEFTVFLSHIDNPEETTVVTQRIIDSVSKPIMVDGYEVSVTPSIGIAMYPENGLTVQELMKHADVAMYQAKEEGRRTFKYFSNELNEKAFERLQLEEHLRNALKNQEFELYYQPQVDLFNNRIAKAEALIRWNHPVMGFVSPADFIPIAEESGLIVELGEWILQTACFQAKQWHDEGIENLKVSINVSSVQFKQTNLVDKVKNALSLTGLPSNLLELELTESAVMSDVEDNIERLQQLKNMGVTIAVDDFGTGYSSLSYLKKFPIDTLKIDRSFIMDVDQSENDAAIVKAIMLLAETMQLNVVAEGIETLEQLRVLDSYGCKYIQGYFFSRPLPVREFVDFVTEDFKEKATWKLDLIG